From one Candidatus Neomarinimicrobiota bacterium genomic stretch:
- a CDS encoding oxidoreductase, which translates to MEEKPPDKKTKKIREREVIVSDVIRETPDSATLVLSSDEGTPEYKAGQFLTIDPHQFPVLDRWCRYLEVEKGKKEPPRAYSLSSAPHEEHVSFTVKESLYYPGDTPYPPLISPLLTYEIPVGAKMIIKGFTGSYVIDEKIENSSDHVLHICAGSGIVPNFSIIKDELINGSTRKHTLIYTNKTWDDIIFRDEFFDLEKEYPGRIKVLHAITREENEMLLNKGIRIGRPDIEFVKNAIEDVSSTSVFICGPAVSSFEKKEAKKSGVEPKPMFLETMIAYLNEIGIPSERIKKESW; encoded by the coding sequence TTGGAAGAAAAACCTCCCGATAAAAAGACGAAAAAGATAAGAGAAAGAGAAGTAATAGTTTCGGATGTCATTCGAGAAACTCCGGACAGCGCAACACTCGTTCTCTCTTCAGATGAGGGGACACCGGAATATAAAGCGGGACAATTCCTGACGATCGATCCGCATCAATTTCCCGTTCTTGACAGGTGGTGCAGATACCTCGAAGTTGAAAAAGGAAAAAAGGAACCTCCCCGTGCATACTCGCTTTCAAGCGCTCCCCATGAAGAACACGTGTCTTTTACCGTCAAGGAAAGCCTGTATTATCCGGGCGACACGCCTTATCCGCCTCTTATTTCGCCGCTGCTTACTTACGAAATTCCTGTAGGCGCTAAAATGATAATTAAGGGATTCACCGGTTCGTATGTAATCGATGAAAAAATCGAGAACAGCTCGGATCACGTGCTTCATATATGCGCAGGAAGCGGAATAGTACCGAATTTTTCCATAATCAAAGATGAGCTTATTAACGGCTCGACGAGGAAGCACACTCTGATATATACGAACAAGACATGGGATGACATCATATTCCGGGATGAATTTTTCGACTTGGAAAAAGAATATCCCGGGAGAATTAAAGTTCTGCATGCCATTACGCGCGAGGAGAACGAGATGCTCCTGAATAAGGGCATTCGAATCGGGAGACCCGATATCGAATTTGTTAAGAACGCCATTGAAGACGTCTCCTCGACATCGGTATTCATATGCGGTCCGGCAGTCAGCTCTTTTGAGAAAAAAGAGGCTAAGAAAAGCGGGGTCGAACCAAAACCCATGTTCTTGGAAACGATGATCGCATATCTCAATGAGATAGGTATACCTTCTGAAAGAATCAAAAAAGAGAGTTGGTAA